A stretch of the Australozyma saopauloensis chromosome 3, complete sequence genome encodes the following:
- a CDS encoding translation elongation factor EF-1 alpha, which translates to MGKEKLHVNVVVIGHVDSGKSTTTGHLIFKCGGIDKRTIEKFEKEAAELGKGSFKYAWVLDKLKAERERGITIDIALWKFETPKYHVTVIDAPGHRDFIKNMITGTSQADCAILIIAGGVGEFEAGISKDGQTREHALLAFTLGVRQLIVAVNKMDSVKWDKNRFEEIIKETSNFVKKVGYNPKTVPFVPISGWNGDNMIEPSTNCPWYKGWEKETKAGKSTGKTLLEAIDAIEPPSRPTDKPLRLPLQDVYKIGGIGTVPVGRVETGVIKPGMVVTFAPAGVTTEVKSVEMHHEQLEEGVPGDNVGFNVKNVSVKEIRRGNVCGDSKNDPPKGAESFTAQVIVLNHPGQIASGYSPVLDCHTAHIACKFDTLLEKIDRRTGKSLEDLPKFVKSGDAAIVKMVPTKPMCVEAFTDYPPLGRFAVRDMRQTVAVGVIKAVEKSDKAGKVTKAAQKAAKK; encoded by the coding sequence ATGGGTAAGGAGAAGCTTCACGTCAACGTCGTTGTTATCGGTCACGTCGATTCCGGTAAGTCCACTACCACCGGTCACTTGATTTTCAAGTGTGGTGGTATTGACAAGAGAACCATCGAGAAGTTCGAGAAGGAGGCCGCCGAGTTGGGTAAGGGTTCCTTCAAGTACGCTTGGGTTTTGgacaagttgaaggctGAGAGAGAGAGAGGTATCACTATCGACATTGCCTTGTGGAAGTTCGAGACTCCAAAGTACCACGTCACTGTCATTGACGCCCCAGGTCACAGAgatttcatcaagaacatgaTCACTGGTACCTCCCAGGCTGACTGTGCTATCTTGATCATTGCCGGTGGTGTCGGTGAGTTCGAGGCTGGTATCTCCAAGGACGGTCAAACCAGAGAGCACGCTTTGTTGGCTTTCACCTTGGGTGTTAGACAATTGATTGTTGCTGTCAACAAGATGGACTCCGTCAAGTGGGACAAGAACAGATTCGAGGAGATCATCAAGGAGACCTCTAACTTCGTCAAGAAGGTCGGTTACAACCCTAAGACTGTTCCATTCGTCCCAATCTCTGGTTGGAACGGTGACAACATGATTGAGCCATCCACCAACTGCCCATGGTACAAGGGTTGGGAGAAGGAGACCAAGGCCGGTAAGTCCACCGGTAAGACCTTGTTGGAGGCCATTGACGCCATTGAGCCACCTTCGAGACCAACCGACAAGCCATTGAGATTGCCATTGCAAGATGTCTACAAGATCGGTGGTATCGGAACGGTGCCAGTCGGTCGTGTTGAGACCGGTGTCATCAAGCCAGGTATGGTTGTCACTTTCGCCCCAGCTGGTGTCACCACTGAGGTCAAGTCCGTCGAGATGCACCACgagcaattggaggaggGTGTCCCAGGTGACAACGTTGGTTTCAACGTCAAGAACGTCTCTGTTAAGGAGATCAGAAGAGGTAACGTCTGTGGTGACTCCAAGAACGACCCACCAAAGGGTGCTGAGTCTTTCACCGCTCAAGTTATTGTCTTGAACCACCCAGGTCAAATCGCCTCTGGTTACTCTCCAGTTTTGGACTGTCACACTGCTCACATTGCTTGTAAGTTCGACACCTTGCTCGAGAAGATCGACAGAAGAACCGGTAAGTCTTTGGAGGACCTTCCAAAGTTCGTCAAGTCTGGTGACGCTGCTATCGTCAAGATGGTCCCAACCAAGCCAATGTGTGTTGAGGCTTTCACCGACTACCCACCTTTGGGAAGATTCGCTGTCAGAGACATGAGACAAACCGTCGCTGTCGGTGTCATCAAGGCTGTTGAGAAGTCTGACAAGGCCGGTAAGGTTACCAAGGCTGCTCAAAAGGCTGCCAAGAAGTAA